Below is a window of Micropterus dolomieu isolate WLL.071019.BEF.003 ecotype Adirondacks unplaced genomic scaffold, ASM2129224v1 contig_12253, whole genome shotgun sequence DNA.
AACCGTCCTGAACCATCCTGAGACAACCTGAACCATTCTGAGACAACCTGAACAGTCCTAAAACAACCTGAACCGTCCTAAAACAACCTGAAACAACCTGAACCATCCTGAATAGTCTTGAGACAACCTGAACCATCCTGAGACAACCTGAACCGTCCTGAGACAACCTGAACCGTCCTGAGACAACCTGAACCGTCCTGAAcagtcctgaaccatcctgaGACAACCTGAACCATCCTGAAACAACCTGAACCGTCCTGAGACAACCTGAACCGTCCTGAACCATCCTGAGACAACCAGAACCATCCTGAAACAACCTGAACCAACCTGAACCATCCTGAGCAGTCCTAAAACAACCTGAACCGTCCTGAACCATCCTGAGACAACCTGAACCATTCTGAGACAACCTGAACAGTCCTAAAACAACCTGAACCGTCCTGAAACAACCTGAAACAACCTGAACCATCCTGAATAGTCTTGAGACAACCTGAACCATCCTGAGACAACCTGAACCGCCCTGAAACAACCTGAACCATTTTGAACCGTCCTGAACCATCCTGAACAGTCTTGAGACAACCTGTACCAACCTGAACCATCCTGAAACAACCTGAACCGTCCTGAGACAACCAGAACCATCCTGAACCATCCCGAACCGTACAGAACAGTCCCGAAACAACCTGAACCGTCCTGAAACAACCTGAACAATTTTGAACCATCCTGAACAGTCCTGAAACAACCACTTTGAACCGTCCTGAACCATCCTGAAACAACCTGAACCGTCCTGAACCATCCTGAGACAACCAGAACCGTCCTGAACCATCCTGAGACAACCTGAACCATCCTGAGACAACCTGAACCATCCTGAACTGTTCTGAAACAACCTGAATTGTTCTGAAGTGTCCTGAAATAACCTGTATGATCCCGAACTATTGTGAACCATCCTGAACCATCCTGAACAATCTTGAAATAACCTGAACCGTCCTGAACCATCCTGAGACAACCTGAACCATCCTGAACCATCCTGAGACAACCTGAACAATCCTGAATTGTTCTGAACTGTCCTGAAATAACCTGTATGATCCTGAACCATTGTGAACCATCCTGAACAATCTTGAAATAACCTGAACCGTCCTGAACCATCCTGAACTGTCCTGAAACAAGTCCTGAATCCAAATGtagttttttcagtttttatcctgtttttatcttaaaatgGCAATTTACATAGTTCTCATGTGATGCACTGCAGTGCGGATTTGTTAGTAATTTAATATCCGTAAAATCAAGATTTAATCAGCAACTCTCATCATCGGCAAAACCCCAGTCCTCTTCATCCTCACCTTCATCAGTGGTGTTTGTGGATCAAGAATAGAAGGGATTATATAAGTGAGGTAGcagttgtgtctgtgtgggaaAGACGTCTTCTGGGAATAAACAGAACCGTCACTACTTCACACCCAGACGTACTCAGAGGCGACAAACTCTCACCCCTGAACATGAATATATCATTAAACCAGTTTTAAAACGCTGTAAACCGCATCGCCAGAGCTTCATCTTCTACACGCATCATtacaattaaaacacaaaaaactaaacaaccGTCAGCTGAGGACGAGCAGCTCGGTCTTATTTTCAGAGCAGATATGAAAACTGATCCTGAGTCTGCTGGTTCGTCCTGATCTGAATGTTTGCTGAATCACAGAGTTCTGACAGGAAGTACAGGGTGGATCTCTGGTCAGCAACACATATCTGTTCCTGAAGATCAGCTAATACCTGAAATTCAACACGTCAAACTGCCCCGAGCTGAAGGTTTCATTACCGTCATCTAACCACATGAGGACACATGGACCCGAGGACGGCGTCGGAGAGACTGGACATTTATTTATGGACATCTGGAAAGAGGACATTTTGTCATTATGTTTGTTTATACCTCAACAGCAGCCTTCGCTCTGACAAACTCGTCCTCCAGAGACTCTTTTCTGGCCAGCAGGGAACGAGTCCGCCGCCGCTGTCTGGACGCCGCgcagtcctgaaaacacacGGAGAGAAAGGTCAGCCAGCAGCCGTCAGTCGGACCGTAAAGACAAACCAACACACTCACAAAGTCAAAGTCCTGAACTGACCACCAGCCCCCAGAATCTGCAGGGAACGCTGCATCATCCCAGGCTCCCTGAACTACACACAGTGTTCAGCTCGGGTTCTGTTTCCGTCTTATTTTACAGGAAGAACAGGAGTACTACAGTATAAATACTGTCAGTATAAATACTGTCAGTATAAAGTACTACAGTACAGATGCAGTCAGTATAAATACTGTCAGTATAAATACTGTCAGTATAAATACTGTCAGTATAAAGTACTACAGTATAAATACTGTCAGTATAAATACTGTCAGTATAAAGTACTACAGTACAGATGCAGTCAGTATAAAGTACTACAGTACAGATGCAGTCAGTATAAAGTACTACAGTATAAATACTGTCAGTATAAAGTACTGCAGTACAGATACAGTCAGTATAAAGTACTGCAGTACAGATACAGTCAGTATAAAGTACTGCAGTACAAACAGCAGCTCACCTGTGTTGAAGATATGAAGTCGAGATCGTCGAAGCTGTGGACTTCGAAGCAGTTCTTCGTCAGAGGATCAGTTTTAAACTCCGCAGACCTGAAGGAGCAGAACAGAAACCTGTTATCGGTGTCAGCGCCCCCTGCACCTCCAGTACAGATACAGTCAGTATAAAGTACTGCAGTACAGATACAGTCAGTATAAAGTACAGATACAGTCAGTATAAAGTACAGATACAGTCAGTATAAAGTACTACAGTACAGATACAGTCAGTATAAAGTACTGCAGTACAGATACAGTCAGTATAAAGTACAGATACAGTCAGTATAAAGTACAGATACAGTCAGTATAAAGTACTACAGTACAGATACAGTCAGTATAAAGTACTGCAGTACAGATACAGTCAGTATAAAGTACAGATACAGTCAGTATAAAGTACAGATACAGTCAGTATAAAGTACTACAGTACAGATACAGTCAGTATAAAGTACTGCAGTACAGATACAGTCAGTATAAAGTACAGATACAGTCAGTATAAAGTACAGATACAGTCAGTATAAAGTACTACAGTACAGATACAGTCAGTATAAAGTACTGCAGTACAGATACAGTCAGTATAAAGTACAGATACAGTCAGTATAAAGTACAGATACAGTCAGTATAAAGTACTACAGTACAGATACAGTCAGTATAAAGTACTGCAGTACAGATACAGTCAGTATAAAGTACAGATACAGTCAGTATAAAGTACAGATACAGTCAGTATAAANNNNNNNNNNNNNNNNNNNNACAGATACAGTCAGTATAAAGTACTGCAGTACAGATACAGTCAGTATAAAGTACAGATACAGTCAGTATAAAGTACAGATACAGTCAGTATAAAGTACTACAGTACAGATACAGTCAGTATAAAGTACTGCAGTACAGATACAGTCAGTATAAAGTACAGATACAGTCAGTATAAAGTACAGATACAGTCAGTATAAAGTACAGATACAGTCAGTATAAAGTACTGCAGTACAGATACAGTCAGTATAAAGTACAGATACAGTCAGTATAAAGTACTACAGTGCCGATACAGTCAGTATAAAGTACTGCAGTACAGATACAGTCAGTATAAAGTACTGTGGACCCTGTGAATCTGGTCTCGGACAGACCAGGCTGTGGACCCTGTGAATCtggtctcggtctcggacagaCCAGGCTGTGGACCCTGTGAATCTGGTCTCGAACAGACCAGGCTGTGGACCCTGTGAATCTGGTCTCGAACAGACCAGGCTGTGGACCCTGTGAATCTGGTCTCAGACAGACCAGGCTGTGGACCCTGTGAATCtggtctcggtctcggacagaCCAGGCTGTGGACCCTGTGAATCTGGTCTCGGACAGACCAGGCTGTGGACCCTGTGAATCTGGTCTCGGACAGACCAGGCTGTGGACCCTGTGAATCTGGTCTCGGTCTCAGACAGACCAGGCTGTGGACCCTGTGAATCtggtctcggtctcggacagaCCAGGCTGTAGACCCTGTGAATCTGGTCTCGGTCTCAGACAGACCAGGCTGTAGACCCTGTGAATCTGGTCTCGGTGGTTATATTTACCACAGCAGTTCGCTGGAGGAGTGGTGGGAGGTGCATCTCTTCTCGTATCTCTTGCGTCCTGCGTCCTCCACGTCCAGGTTCACCTCGTCCCATTTGTCCAGAGGAGAAGACAGACTGACTGTGAagagcaacaacaacaggatGCTTCAGATCTGACGAACTGAACAACAAGAGTAGAAACTGTCCGAgcgtgaaacaggaagttagagTCTCATCACAAGTCGGTTTCTACTCACAACTGAGTGACTTCACAGCTGTTAGCGAAATGAACCTGAAGAGAagcagctaaaaacaaacagcagctgacCTGGAGTCGGTTACCGTGGTGATGACGATGTTtacaacacacagaaaaacccTTGTTGTGCACTATGAATACTGGCGGCTGTTAATAGTGAATGTGACGTAGTGTAAAAACTCTTTGAgaggtcgaaaagactagaaaggcgctctacaaatacggagcatttacatttacatggaCAGCGTCGATACTGACTTGTGGAGTTCCTCAGGGTTCTACTCTGGGTCCTTtatatttaaagctgcattttgttttatttgttgacgGGGTGCGCCGGAACGATCTGTAAACTCCACACCTGACTTGTACTGAACCCGAATCTGTTCATTATCAGTACCTGAGTCCAGTGAGATCCGCTCAGGTGTTCTGGGACTGGCAGGCAGGTGTTCTACCTCCACCTGGATCAGCTCCGTCTCGTCAGGTCTCGTCCGGCATCTCGGGCTCCTCGGGCTGCCCTTCCTCCTCAGAGGGCTCCTCCTCTGGGGGCTCCTCCTCTGGtccttgttgctgctgctgcccccGACACTACTGCTCCCGCTACTACCGCCGTTACTGCCCGTGCTGCTCTCCCCCGGCTCGCTGAGGTCCACCAGGTCCAGAGCTGTGGACAGAACTGCAGGACAACAGGATGGAGGCTTAATATTCAGTCTAACAGGTCTGTTTTAGAGGACAAACTGGTGCTGACAGCGTTTCCAAGATATCCTGATACTTTAAGTCTGACTTTATTTAGCCTGAA
It encodes the following:
- the LOC123966024 gene encoding PEX5-related protein-like, encoding LSTALDLVDLSEPGESSTGSNGGSSGSSSVGGSSSNKDQRRSPQRRSPLRRKGSPRSPRCRTRPDETELIQVEVEHLPASPRTPERISLDSVSLSSPLDKWDEVNLDVEDAGRKRYEKRCTSHHSSSELLWSAEFKTDPLTKNCFEVHSFDDLDFISSTQDCAASRQRRRTRSLLARKESLEDEFVRAKAAVESSMMVGVSWSGAA